One Setaria viridis chromosome 3, Setaria_viridis_v4.0, whole genome shotgun sequence DNA window includes the following coding sequences:
- the LOC117847723 gene encoding thaumatin-like protein, whose amino-acid sequence MAASSVVVFLLLAAFVAGASAATFTIKNNCPYTVWPAATPVGGGRQLNSGQTWTLDVPAGTSSGRIWGRTGCSFTNGRGRCASGDCGGALSCTLSGQPPLTLAEFTIGSGDKQDFYDISVIDGYNLPMDFSCSNGRNLQCRAPRCPDAYLFPSDNSKNHPCRGNSNYRVTFCP is encoded by the coding sequence ATGGCGGCCTCCtctgtcgtcgtcttcctcctcctcgcggccttcgtcgccggcgccagcgCGGCCACCTTCACCATCAAGAACAACTGCCCCTACACggtgtggccggcggcgacccccgtcggcggcggcaggcagcTCAACTCAGGCCAGACGTGGACCCTCGACGTGCCCGCTGGCACCAGTTCCGGCAGGATCTGGGGCCGCACCGGCTGCTCCTTCACCAACGGCCGCGGCCGGTGCGCTTCGGGTGACTGCGGCGGCGCGCTCTCCTGCACGCTCTCCGGGCAGCCGCCGCTGACTCTGGCCGAGTTCACCATCGGGAGCGGCGACAAGCAGGACTTCTACGACATCTCGGTGATCGACGGGTACAACCTGCCCATGGACTTCTCCTGCAGCAACGGCAGGAACCTGCAGTGCCGTGCCcctcgctgccccgacgcgtaCCTGTTCCCCAGCGACAATTCCAAGAACCACCCGTGCCGTGGCAACAGCAACTACAGGGTCACCTTCTGCCCATGA
- the LOC117850886 gene encoding uncharacterized protein: protein MASPKLVALFLAFAVAAAALQPSEAARVQAQQGFKPAVSQEAEKVAAQADGGVPSAPTLPGLPAGQLPPGLLPAILGLLFPPLGSIISMIQPLLPPPGSPSQQGGVLGGILPGTSPSPPAPAECMTPLSAMMPCTDYLTNMTVLTPPGQCCDGLKTIIRDAPICLCHGMTGGLNQFLPKPVDHLRMTALPLACGTVLPIQTLFMCNSNQVPPIMLPTPAEPLMTPATP, encoded by the exons ATGGCGTCGCCCAAGCTCGTCGCCCTgttcctcgccttcgccgtagcggcggcggcgctgcagccCTCGGAAGCGGCGAGGGTCCAAGCCCAGCAAGGGTTCAAGCCGGCGGTCAGCCAGGAAGCAGAGAAGGTGGCCGCCCAAGCTGACGGCGGCGTgccgagtgcgccgacccttcccggcctccccgccggccaGCTCCCCCCGGGGCTACTGCCCGCCATCCTCGGCCTGCTCTTCCCGCCGTTGGGCAGCATCATCAGCATGATCCAaccgctgctcccgccgccggggTCTCCATCGCAACAAGGCGGCGTCCTAGGTGGCATCTTGCCGGGGacctcgccttcgccgccggcaccggcggagTGCATGACGCCGCTATCGGCCATGATGCCGTGCACGGACTACCTCACCAACATGACCGTGCTGACACCCCCCGGCCAGTGCTGCGACGGGCTCAAGACCATCATCAGGGACGCGCCCATCTGCCTCTGCCACGGCATGACCGGCGGCTTGAACCAGTTCCTGCCCAAGCCCGTCGACCACCTCCGCATGACCGCCCTCCCGCTCGCCTGCGGCACCGTGCTGCCGATCCAAACCCTCTTCATGTGCAACT CGAACCAGGTGCCGCCGATAATGCTGCCCACCCCTGCAGAGCCGCTGATGACGCCTGCTACACCGTAG
- the LOC117850936 gene encoding uncharacterized protein produces MASPKLVALFLAFAVAAAALQPSEAARVQAQQGFKPAVASQEAEKVATQADGGVPSAPTLPGLPAGQLPPGLLPAILGLLFPPLGGIISMIQPLLPPPGSPSQQGGVLGGILPGTSPSPPAPAECMTPLSAMMPCTDYLTNMTVLTPPGQCCDGLKTIIRDAPICLCHGMTGGLNQFLPKPVDHLRMTALPLACGTVLPIQTLFMCNSNQVPPIMPPTPAEPLMTPATP; encoded by the exons ATGGCGTCGCCCAAGCTCGTCGCCCTgttcctcgccttcgccgtagcggcagcggcgctgcAGCCCTCGGAAGCGGCGAGGGTCCAAGCCCAGCAAGGGTTCAAGCCGGCGGTCGCAAGCCAGGAAGCAGAGAAGGTGGCCACCCAAGCTGACGGCGGCGTgccgagtgcgccgacccttcccggcctccccgccggccaGCTCCCCCCGGGGCTACTGCCCGCCATCCTCGGCCTGCTCTTCCCGCCGCTGGGCGGCATCATCAGCATGATCCAaccgctgctcccgccgccggggTCTCCGTCGCAACAAGGCGGCGTCCTAGGTGGCATCTTGCCGGGGacctcgccttcgccgccggcaccggcggagTGCATGACGCCGCTATCGGCCATGATGCCGTGCACGGACTACCTCACCAACATGACCGTGCTGACACCCCCCGGCCAGTGCTGCGACGGGCTCAAGACCATCATCAGGGACGCGCCCATCTGCCTCTGCCACGGCATGACCGGCGGCTTGAACCAGTTCCTGCCCAAGCCCGTCGACCACCTCCGCATGACCGCCCTCCCGCTCGCCTGCGGCACCGTGCTGCCGATCCAAACCCTCTTCATGTGCAACT CGAACCAGGTGCCGCCGATAATGCCGCCCACCCCTGCAGAGCCGCTGATGACGCCTGCTACACCGTAG
- the LOC117850513 gene encoding thaumatin-like pathogenesis-related protein 4 — translation MVPSWIFFLLVVASFATRTSAATFTVRNNCGFTVWPAAIPVGGGTQLNPGWTWTFDAPPGTSGRVWGRSGCSFNGWWGHCDSGDCGGAYSCSLSGQPPATLAEFTIVGGDGHDYYDISVVDGYNLPMDFSCSSGVGLQCRGSGCRDAYLYPTDDSKTHACDGNSNYQVTFCP, via the coding sequence ATGGTACCATCCtggatcttcttcctcctcgtcgtcgcttCCTTCGCCACACGCACCAGCGCCGCAACCTTCACCGTCAGGAACAACTGCGGGTTCACGGTGTGGCCGGCGGCCATCCCGGTGGGCGGCGGCACGCAGCTCAACCCGGGGTGGACGTGGACATtcgacgcgccgcccggcaCCAGCGGCCGGGTCTGGGGCCGCTCCGGCTGCTCCTTCAACGGCTGGTGGGGCCACTGCGACAGCGGCGACTGCGGGGGTGCCTACTCCTGCTCCCTCTCCGGGCAGCCGCCCGCGACGCTGGCCGAGTTCACcatcgtcggcggcgacggccacgaCTACTACGACATCTCGGTAGTCGACGGCTACAACCTGCCCATGGACTTCTCCTGCAGCTCGGGCGTCGGCCTGCAGTGCAGGGGCTCCGGCTGCCGCGACGCCTACTTGTACCCGACTGATGACTCCAAGACCCATGCGTGCGACGGCAACAGCAACTACCAGGTCACCTTCTGCCCATGA